In the Helianthus annuus cultivar XRQ/B chromosome 11, HanXRQr2.0-SUNRISE, whole genome shotgun sequence genome, one interval contains:
- the LOC110891605 gene encoding uncharacterized protein LOC110891605, protein MFSNKQIFVTLWDGYADQIMEYESSNRGEKNVVVIIQFGKYRFWGGHLSVSNLYTVTRVLINSDIDEVAEFKQRFIEKLSPEMSSSYSGLSSSVAKSATEEFLSDLTFFPIGSLTSIDTTRFVVIVGTIKSFASNNEWFYNACTNCNKKVSTVTVVKEKQDGTDGSEEVTVLECKTDICNTRTVTSIPRIRLYIRVQDCTGIVSLTLFEREVTKLLKVNANQLLDNNIEVCSK, encoded by the exons ATGTTCAGCAATAAGCAGATCTTTGTGACGCTTTGGGACGGTTATGCGGATCAAATAATGGAGTATGAGAGCAGCAATCGAGGTGAAAAAAATGTCGTCGTAATCATTCAGTTTGGGAAGTACAGATTCTGGGGAG GGCATTTGTCTGTTTCAAATTTGTATACTGTCACCCGAGTCTTAATTAACAGTGATATTGATGAGGTTGCTGAGTTTAAACAAAG atTTATCGAGAAACTTTCTCCCGAAATGTCTTCCAGTTATTCTGGCCTAAGTTCTTCGGTTGCGAAGTCTGCCACTGAAGAATTTCTTTCTGACCTCACCTTTTTTCCCATCGGGTCGTTAACCTCAATAGATACG ACGAGGTTTGTTGTCATTGTTGGCACTATCAAGAGTTTTGCATCGAACAATGAGTGGTTTTACAACGCGTGCACAAACTGCAACAAAAAGGTTTCAACCGTTACTGTTGTTAAAGAAAAGCAGGATGGTACTGATGGTTCTGAAGAGGTTACTGTCTTAGAATGCAAGACTGATATTtgtaatacaaggaccgttacaTCAATTCCACG aATTAGGCTTTATATACGTGTCCAAGATTGCACTGGTATTGTGAGTCTAACATTGTTTGAGCGTGAGGTGACAAAGCTTTTGAAGGTTAATGCTAATCAGCTTTTAGACAACAACATTGAAGTATGTAGTAAATAA